The proteins below come from a single Octopus sinensis linkage group LG10, ASM634580v1, whole genome shotgun sequence genomic window:
- the LOC115216804 gene encoding transcription factor 15-like, which yields MRHTSQNGLQARSPRYPTQLNVCLDMGDNLRPVYNEPCHKKTKVGEDDLAVPIQHQESAGCSLSDCSESSWSTEDSCSASRRSSATTHGSKNNNNSGPKVNRKRKNSPTSHGPSSPATVIPPTSQIPRQRMAANARERDRTHSVNTAFVTLRTLIPTEPADRK from the coding sequence ATGCGCCACACCTCCCAGAACGGCCTTCAAGCACGTTCCCCGCGCTACCCTACTCAATTGAATGTTTGTCTGGATATGGGAGACAATCTACGTCCAGTCTACAACGAGCCTTGTCACAAGAAAACGAAAGTTGGGGAAGACGATTTGGCAGTGCCTATACAGCATCAGGAATCGGCTGGCTGCAGCCTGTCAGATTGTAGCGAAAGTTCCTGGTCTACAGAGGACTCGTGCAGTGCTAGTCGTCGCAGTAGTGCTACAACCCACGGgagtaagaacaacaacaacagtggacctAAAGTGAATCGTAAGCGCAAAAACTCACCTACGTCTCACGGGCCCTCTTCTCCGGCCACAGTTATACCTCCAACTTCGCAGATTCCACGACAACGAATGGCTGCTAACGCCAGGGAACGTGACCGCACACATAGTGTGAACACAGCTTTTGTTACACTTCGAACATTAATCCCAACAGAACCAGCCGATCGCAAA